In Aequorivita sp. H23M31, a single window of DNA contains:
- a CDS encoding fibronectin type III domain-containing protein — translation MKKITFSILLGLLWFWGSFAQIPIGTQDGTTSTMPIFSCWNYSYSQQLVYQSEINAQGQITSITYFYDVTTGGTDSSTDWTILMGHTPKTNFANENDWVQMGDLTEVFSGTVTFPAQGQQMTIEFDTPFTYNNTDNLVIAVDENQPGFNCSIYFGKTGDLGAARGIYTRSDSDNPDPNNPPAAFTTTNHISTMILGGIQQSCVAVTDVTISDITETGAIVTWVNTTTATDGYTVNVFTDGANPDTDTPVTSETVGEGIETVAVSGLNANTTYDVYVISDCGAGDTATTTVESFTTLPEGGCGAATLPYIMDFETATPPALPECTSSENVGTGNNWETTVYNDNGLSANVLIYTYDSNNAANAWFYTQGVALESGVNYQISYKFFGSEYWPEKMKVAYGTSPEASAMNEQLADYPSIGAAYNEMVSFTVAADGVYYFGFNVYSDADRNRLYLDDIKIIVAPTCPQPTELMATSFSHNSADLSWTAGGDETEWLVTYGEAGFDPTTGGQEATVNTDPTTTITGLDSNTTYDFYVTAICGASDESEMVGPVSATTVCEATELPYFLDFEEVTTPALPECTTTQNVGDGRNWATYSASGNGFNSKVLRYEYSTTYAADAWFYTQGLNLVAGTEYKISYKYGNNSTTKVESLKVAYGTSPNASAMTEELADYPTIGGGTPSTDEVTFTVDTDGVYYFGFNAYSAAFQYYLYVDNISIIVAPSCEMPTNLNADNFTTSTADLSWTAGGTETEWEVLYGEAGFDPTTEGTLVVVDTDPETTITGLEDGTIYEFYVTAICGEDDESEMAGPKQFTTLCTAATVPYVMDFETATTPNLPACTSRENLSEGNNWITTNLNGFGFDSQVLFYNWSSSNDANAWFYTQGVELEADTEYQISYLYGNDNTYGDTEKMKVAYGTYPEASAMTTQLADHPAINSGMATENTVTFTPPADGVYYFGFNAYSPAGNYRLYLDDINVAGNTVGINENEISNINYFPNPVKDNLTISAANSIDAITVYNLLGQTVMQAQPRSTNVVLDLSSLPTGTYVLKANAADSVSTFKVVKK, via the coding sequence ATGAAGAAAATTACATTTTCAATCCTATTGGGATTGCTTTGGTTTTGGGGATCTTTCGCCCAAATACCAATTGGAACACAAGACGGCACTACTTCCACAATGCCAATTTTTAGTTGTTGGAACTATTCATATTCCCAACAATTGGTCTATCAAAGTGAAATCAACGCACAGGGACAGATTACCTCAATTACCTATTTTTATGACGTTACCACCGGTGGCACTGATAGCAGTACGGATTGGACGATTTTGATGGGCCATACCCCAAAAACAAATTTTGCCAATGAAAACGATTGGGTGCAAATGGGGGACCTTACAGAAGTCTTTTCGGGAACGGTAACTTTTCCTGCTCAGGGTCAACAAATGACGATCGAATTTGATACTCCATTCACTTACAACAATACAGATAATCTGGTTATTGCAGTGGATGAAAATCAGCCTGGATTTAATTGCTCCATATATTTTGGAAAAACGGGTGATCTAGGAGCCGCAAGAGGTATTTATACCCGAAGCGATTCCGATAATCCGGATCCAAATAATCCACCAGCGGCATTTACGACCACAAATCATATCAGTACCATGATTTTGGGTGGAATCCAACAAAGCTGTGTTGCAGTAACTGATGTTACAATATCCGATATTACCGAAACTGGGGCTATTGTTACCTGGGTTAACACGACCACAGCAACTGATGGATACACAGTAAATGTTTTTACCGATGGGGCAAATCCTGATACCGATACACCAGTAACTTCGGAAACGGTAGGTGAAGGTATTGAAACAGTTGCTGTTTCTGGTTTGAATGCCAACACCACATATGATGTGTATGTCATTTCAGATTGTGGAGCTGGAGATACGGCTACAACCACTGTAGAAAGCTTTACAACCCTACCAGAAGGTGGCTGTGGTGCCGCTACCCTACCCTATATTATGGATTTTGAAACCGCTACTCCACCTGCCCTTCCAGAGTGTACTTCAAGTGAGAACGTTGGAACTGGAAACAATTGGGAAACTACTGTTTATAACGATAACGGATTAAGCGCAAATGTCTTAATATATACCTACGATTCCAATAATGCCGCAAATGCCTGGTTTTATACCCAAGGAGTGGCGCTAGAATCGGGAGTTAACTACCAAATTTCATATAAATTTTTTGGTTCTGAGTACTGGCCAGAGAAGATGAAAGTAGCATACGGAACTTCTCCAGAAGCCTCTGCCATGAACGAACAACTAGCAGATTATCCGAGTATAGGTGCGGCCTACAATGAAATGGTATCATTTACAGTAGCTGCTGATGGTGTTTACTATTTTGGGTTCAATGTGTACTCTGATGCTGATAGAAATAGACTATATCTGGATGATATTAAGATTATCGTTGCGCCAACGTGTCCTCAACCAACAGAATTAATGGCGACAAGCTTTTCCCATAACTCTGCGGATTTGAGCTGGACTGCTGGAGGTGATGAAACAGAATGGTTGGTAACTTACGGAGAAGCTGGTTTTGATCCAACTACCGGAGGACAAGAGGCTACAGTAAACACTGACCCAACAACTACAATTACGGGCTTAGATAGCAATACTACATATGACTTCTACGTGACTGCTATTTGTGGTGCAAGTGATGAAAGTGAAATGGTGGGTCCTGTTTCCGCTACTACCGTATGTGAAGCAACAGAGCTACCCTATTTCTTGGATTTCGAAGAGGTAACCACCCCAGCTTTACCAGAATGTACAACTACACAGAATGTTGGTGATGGAAGAAATTGGGCCACTTACTCTGCAAGCGGCAATGGCTTTAACAGTAAAGTATTGCGTTATGAATACAGTACGACATATGCGGCCGACGCTTGGTTCTATACCCAAGGTTTAAATCTTGTTGCGGGTACAGAATATAAAATCTCCTATAAATACGGAAATAATAGCACAACCAAGGTAGAAAGCCTGAAAGTAGCTTATGGCACTTCCCCAAATGCTTCTGCCATGACTGAAGAGTTAGCAGACTATCCGACAATTGGCGGCGGAACTCCTTCAACAGATGAGGTCACATTTACAGTTGATACAGATGGTGTATATTATTTTGGATTTAACGCGTATTCAGCTGCCTTCCAATACTACTTATATGTTGATAATATTAGTATAATCGTTGCCCCAAGCTGTGAAATGCCCACCAATCTGAATGCTGATAACTTTACTACATCAACTGCTGATTTGAGTTGGACTGCGGGTGGTACAGAAACTGAATGGGAAGTTCTTTATGGAGAAGCAGGATTTGATCCTACTACCGAAGGGACCCTAGTTGTTGTTGACACGGATCCTGAAACAACCATTACAGGTTTGGAAGACGGCACCATCTATGAATTTTATGTAACTGCTATTTGTGGTGAAGATGATGAAAGCGAAATGGCCGGTCCTAAACAATTCACAACTTTATGTACTGCGGCAACGGTTCCGTATGTTATGGATTTTGAAACCGCAACTACTCCTAATTTACCTGCTTGTACCTCAAGAGAGAATTTGAGCGAGGGTAATAACTGGATTACCACTAACTTAAATGGATTTGGTTTCGATAGCCAGGTTTTATTTTACAATTGGAGCTCTAGCAATGACGCCAATGCTTGGTTTTATACCCAAGGCGTGGAATTAGAAGCGGACACCGAATACCAAATATCTTACCTATACGGTAACGACAACACGTATGGTGACACGGAAAAGATGAAAGTGGCTTATGGCACATATCCGGAAGCATCTGCCATGACAACTCAATTGGCGGATCATCCCGCAATCAATTCCGGCATGGCTACTGAGAATACAGTAACTTTTACTCCACCTGCAGATGGTGTCTATTACTTCGGATTTAATGCCTACTCCCCTGCGGGAAACTATAGATTATATCTAGATGATATTAATGTTGCTGGAAATACTGTTGGGATTAACGAAAATGAAATTTCCAATATCAATTATTTCCCTAACCCAGTGAAGGATAACTTAACCATATCTGCGGCTAATTCTATTGACGCTATAACTGTTTACAACCTTTTGGGCCAAACAGTAATGCAGGCACAACCAAGAAGTACGAATGTAGTTCTTGATCTATCTTCATTGCCAACAGGAACTTATGTTCTTAAAGCGAATGCTGCAGACAGTGTTTCTACTTTTAAAGTGGTGAAGAAATAA
- a CDS encoding class I SAM-dependent methyltransferase, with protein MQDIMGKALLDYYHGNYSEDIITETNISEEDELPLPYLLRYFEEMPEIERKALKSSRGKVLDVGCGAGSHSLYLQEKGFDVMGIDTSKGAIEVCKLRGLQNAKNIDLLQLKNEKFDTILLLMNGTGIFQNLERTPIYLRHLKSLLNPQGQILIDSSDLQYMYDRTEGGGILVPADRYYGELEFTIRYKGMESEPFEWLYLDETLFREICEENQLDFRIMARGDNFDYLAQLHLC; from the coding sequence ATGCAAGACATTATGGGAAAGGCATTATTGGATTATTACCACGGAAATTATTCCGAAGATATAATCACTGAAACGAATATTTCCGAAGAAGACGAATTGCCCCTTCCCTATCTTCTTAGATACTTCGAGGAAATGCCTGAAATAGAACGCAAGGCATTGAAATCCTCAAGAGGAAAAGTTCTCGACGTTGGCTGTGGCGCTGGAAGCCATTCCTTATACCTGCAAGAAAAAGGTTTTGATGTTATGGGAATAGACACTTCCAAAGGTGCAATAGAAGTCTGCAAATTAAGAGGACTTCAAAACGCAAAAAATATAGACCTACTTCAATTAAAAAATGAAAAGTTTGATACCATTTTGCTGTTGATGAACGGTACGGGAATTTTTCAAAATTTGGAAAGAACTCCCATATATCTCCGACATTTAAAATCTTTGTTAAATCCTCAAGGACAGATTCTAATTGACTCCAGCGATCTTCAATATATGTACGATCGCACAGAAGGAGGTGGGATTTTAGTACCCGCCGATCGTTATTATGGCGAACTGGAATTTACAATTCGTTATAAAGGGATGGAAAGTGAACCTTTTGAATGGCTTTATTTGGACGAGACTTTATTTCGGGAAATATGTGAGGAAAATCAGTTAGACTTTAGAATTATGGCGAGAGGGGATAATTTCGATTATTTGGCCCAGCTCCACCTATGCTGA
- a CDS encoding YkgJ family cysteine cluster protein, whose product MENILKQLPQKAKEAEAENKKFFAKLKKKPPKHLDTLMQDLHEKEFERTDCLTCANCCKTTGPLFTDKDIERISKHFRMKPQQFIQTYLRMDEDNDYVLQSVPCEFLGPDNYCSIYDVRPKACREFPHTDRKKFQQISNLTMKNVAICPAAFNIVEEMKRFIK is encoded by the coding sequence ATGGAAAACATCCTAAAGCAACTCCCCCAAAAAGCAAAAGAAGCGGAAGCGGAAAACAAAAAGTTCTTTGCAAAGCTGAAGAAAAAACCGCCAAAGCATTTGGATACTTTGATGCAGGATCTTCACGAAAAGGAATTTGAAAGAACGGATTGTCTTACTTGTGCGAATTGTTGCAAAACTACAGGTCCACTTTTCACAGATAAAGACATTGAGCGTATTTCAAAGCATTTCCGAATGAAGCCTCAGCAATTTATCCAAACCTATTTACGAATGGATGAGGATAATGATTATGTTCTTCAAAGTGTTCCCTGTGAATTTTTGGGTCCAGACAATTATTGCAGTATTTACGATGTCCGTCCGAAAGCCTGTCGAGAATTCCCTCATACCGATCGGAAAAAATTCCAGCAGATTTCCAATCTAACCATGAAGAACGTTGCCATTTGTCCAGCTGCTTTTAATATTGTGGAGGAAATGAAACGTTTTATTAAGTAG
- a CDS encoding exo-beta-N-acetylmuramidase NamZ family protein, with protein MGAEQFHLYAELLKGRNVGVVANQTSFLGKENQHLVDFLILKKVSVKKVFAPEHGFRGTADAGEHVKDGVDSKTGVPLISLYGSNKKPSLEQLKGIDVMVFDIQDVGARFYTYISTLHYVMEACAELGIPVIVLDRPNPNGHYIDGPILEKEHQSFVGMHPVPVVHGMTIGEYAKMINGEGWLNNKIECQLTVIKMENYTHQTPYSLPIKPSPNLPNDKSINLYPSLCFFEGTFINAGRGTDMQFQVFGAPSLPASKYPFTYTPQPNEGSKDPKFKGQLCHGKDLRNEPRLSNINLEWLIESYNASGRKKDFFNSFFVKLAGTKQLQQQIEKGMSAEAIRDSWKGGLEKFEKVREKYLSYP; from the coding sequence GTGGGAGCGGAACAATTCCACCTTTATGCTGAGTTGCTGAAAGGCAGGAACGTTGGCGTTGTTGCGAACCAGACTTCCTTTTTGGGAAAAGAAAACCAACATCTTGTGGATTTCTTAATTTTAAAAAAGGTTTCGGTTAAAAAGGTTTTTGCACCCGAACACGGTTTTCGTGGCACTGCGGATGCTGGAGAACATGTGAAGGATGGCGTAGATTCCAAAACAGGTGTGCCTCTCATTTCGCTTTACGGAAGCAACAAAAAGCCTTCCCTGGAACAGCTGAAAGGAATTGATGTAATGGTTTTTGATATTCAGGATGTTGGTGCTCGATTTTACACTTACATCTCGACTCTTCATTATGTGATGGAAGCATGTGCGGAACTGGGAATTCCTGTTATTGTGCTCGATCGCCCAAATCCAAATGGTCATTATATCGATGGCCCTATTTTGGAAAAAGAACATCAAAGTTTTGTGGGAATGCACCCCGTTCCCGTGGTTCACGGTATGACTATTGGGGAATACGCAAAAATGATAAATGGTGAAGGATGGTTGAATAACAAAATAGAATGCCAACTTACGGTAATTAAAATGGAAAATTATACGCACCAAACACCTTATTCCTTACCAATAAAACCATCTCCAAATTTACCAAACGACAAATCTATAAATCTGTATCCAAGTCTTTGCTTTTTTGAAGGAACCTTCATAAATGCTGGACGAGGGACGGATATGCAGTTCCAGGTTTTTGGCGCACCGAGTCTGCCAGCTTCAAAATATCCATTTACATACACTCCACAACCAAACGAAGGCTCAAAAGATCCAAAATTCAAAGGACAACTTTGTCACGGAAAAGATCTAAGAAACGAACCTCGGTTGAGTAACATCAATTTGGAATGGCTTATAGAATCTTATAATGCGAGTGGGAGGAAGAAAGATTTCTTCAATTCGTTTTTTGTGAAATTGGCCGGAACCAAGCAACTCCAGCAACAAATTGAGAAAGGTATGTCTGCGGAAGCAATCCGGGATTCTTGGAAGGGTGGGCTGGAGAAGTTTGAGAAGGTTCGGGAGAAGTATCTGTCGTATCCTTAG